From Synoicihabitans lomoniglobus, the proteins below share one genomic window:
- a CDS encoding aspartate carbamoyltransferase catalytic subunit, whose product MSWNRRHLLTLEELSLAELDQIHATAASFKKILTRSVKKVPALRGKTIVNLFLEPSTRTRMAFDMAAKRLSADTISLDAKSSSTTKGESLRDTAQNIEALQADMIVVRHSAPGSPLYLSKILGIPVINAGDGAHEHPTQGLLDTFTMRERLGSLKGRRVVILGDILYSRVARSNIQALKTFGADVTLVGPSTLVPKHLEALGVTVSHDLRSALADAEVVMLLRIQHERQNAGMFPSIGEYTSMFGLNQQRAAWLHPNAIIMHPGPINRGVEIDSELADGPRSVILDQVTNGIAVRMAVLYLCAGGQPEYVTPTG is encoded by the coding sequence ATGTCCTGGAATCGACGCCACCTGCTCACCCTCGAGGAACTTTCCCTCGCCGAGCTCGACCAAATTCACGCCACCGCTGCCTCCTTTAAAAAAATCCTCACCCGCAGCGTGAAGAAAGTCCCCGCCCTCCGCGGCAAGACGATCGTCAATCTCTTCCTCGAGCCGAGCACCCGCACGCGCATGGCGTTCGACATGGCCGCCAAGCGCCTCTCGGCCGATACCATCTCGCTCGACGCTAAAAGCTCCTCCACGACCAAGGGCGAATCGCTCCGGGACACCGCCCAAAACATCGAGGCTTTGCAGGCCGACATGATCGTGGTGCGCCACTCCGCACCGGGCTCTCCGCTCTACCTTTCCAAGATTCTCGGCATCCCCGTAATCAACGCCGGCGACGGTGCCCACGAGCACCCTACTCAAGGCCTCCTCGACACGTTCACCATGCGCGAGCGACTCGGCAGCCTCAAAGGCCGACGCGTCGTGATCCTCGGCGACATCCTCTACAGCCGCGTGGCTCGCTCGAACATTCAGGCCCTCAAAACCTTCGGTGCGGATGTCACGCTCGTCGGACCTTCGACCCTCGTGCCCAAGCACCTTGAAGCGCTGGGCGTGACGGTCTCGCACGATTTGCGGTCCGCCCTGGCCGACGCCGAGGTCGTCATGTTGCTGCGCATCCAGCACGAGCGCCAAAACGCGGGCATGTTTCCCTCCATCGGCGAATACACCTCGATGTTCGGGCTCAACCAACAACGCGCCGCGTGGTTGCACCCCAACGCCATCATCATGCACCCCGGCCCGATCAACCGCGGCGTTGAGATCGACAGCGAACTCGCCGACGGTCCCCGCAGCGTGATCCTCGACCAAGTCACCAACGGCATCGCGGTCCGGATGGCCGTGCTTTACCTCTGCGCCGGGGGCCAACCCGAATACGTCACGCCCACCGGCTGA
- the pyrR gene encoding bifunctional pyr operon transcriptional regulator/uracil phosphoribosyltransferase PyrR, whose protein sequence is MPAPLTFDAPELHAAIERLATAIESRHGVKPPVVLAGIANGGIELAQRLGRRLGVPTAQLNPAFHRDDIGRNPIPGDTQPSIIPFDITGRTVVIVDDVLHSGRTLKAAIDELFDWGRPAAVELAILIDRGGRKMPFAADYVGLTVTPTDRQKVNVFLDATDPSRDTASITALKS, encoded by the coding sequence GTGCCTGCGCCGCTGACTTTCGACGCCCCCGAACTCCACGCCGCCATCGAGCGGCTGGCCACCGCCATTGAATCCCGCCATGGCGTCAAGCCGCCCGTCGTGCTCGCCGGCATCGCCAATGGCGGTATCGAACTCGCCCAGCGTCTCGGCCGCCGTCTGGGGGTGCCCACCGCCCAGCTCAACCCCGCCTTTCATCGCGACGACATCGGCCGTAACCCCATTCCCGGCGACACTCAGCCGTCTATCATTCCCTTCGATATCACGGGGCGGACCGTCGTCATCGTCGACGACGTGCTGCACTCCGGTCGCACGTTGAAAGCTGCCATTGACGAACTCTTTGACTGGGGCCGACCCGCCGCCGTGGAGCTGGCCATCCTCATCGATCGCGGCGGACGGAAAATGCCTTTCGCCGCCGACTATGTCGGTCTCACGGTCACGCCCACCGATCGCCAAAAGGTCAACGTCTTCCTGGATGCGACCGACCCGTCCCGCGACACCGCCTCCATCACCGCTCTCAAATCGTAA